One segment of Coffea arabica cultivar ET-39 chromosome 7c, Coffea Arabica ET-39 HiFi, whole genome shotgun sequence DNA contains the following:
- the LOC113698270 gene encoding uncharacterized protein, which translates to MPASMDTSSGVTLAEVNLASKKERRRRRRKRGKRQATDIEVVQNAGQVDQNVDGHISTKPEGSKPDANLDVDSTPKLTQEPQKPDSVSTTDPLEKSVCMRKKKKKQKATKKVDGVYGSQGMDHADILSNLSLADACNQPTNGTINRIMTTDQGPGISMTKESVIPPLQCANNAEYLSNVANGGLNVLVVPRHIAARSPVCSRRKLLILDINGLLADIVMPPPLDCKADTHISGRAIFKRPFYYDFLKFCCERFDVGIWSSRSKRIIDRVVDYLLGDLKHKLLFCWDMYQCTDTGFRTLENRHKPLVCKELRKLWEKHYPDLPWEKGDYDESNTLLVDDSPYKALLNPIHTGIFPHSYCYRDTSDNSLGPGGDLRVYLEGLALTEHIPKHIEQHPFGQKAIDETSSLWGFYSRVLHRLSGQSIRDTDPLSFSYV; encoded by the exons ATGCCAGCCTCGATGGACACAAGCTCAGGTGTAACTCTTGCTGAAGTCAACCTAGCATCCAAAaaggagaggaggaggaggaggagaaaacGGGGGAAGAGACAGGCTACTGATATTGAAGTAGTACAAAACGCGGGTCAAGTGGATCAGAATGTGGATGGACACATTAGCACAAAACCTGAGGGTAGTAAGCCAGATGCCAATTTGGATGTGGATTCAACTCCCAAACTGACTCAGGAACCCCAAAAGCCAGATAGTGTGTCGACCACAGATCCTTTGGAGAAGTCTGTGTGcatgagaaagaaaaagaagaaacagaaGGCGACAAAAAAGGTTGATGGTGTTTATGGATCCCAAGGCATGGATCACGCAGATATCTTATCAAATCTGAGTTTGGCTGATGCATGTAATCAACCAACCAATGGTACAATAAACCGAATAATGACTACAGATCAAGGGCCTGGGATTTCTATGACAAAAGAATCAGTAATACCTCCCTTACAGTGTGCGAACAATGCAGAATATCTCTCCAATGTTGCCAATGGAGGACTCAATGTACTGGTTGTTCCACGCCACATTGCAGCAAGATCACCAGTATGTTCAAGAAGAAAACTCCTCATTCTTGATATAAATGGGCTACTTGCAGATATAGTCATGCCTCCGCCACTGGACTGTAAAGCAGACACACACATCTCAGGACGAGCAA TTTTTAAGAGACCTTTTTATTATGATTTTCTGAAGTTTTGCTGTGAGAGATTTGATGTTGGAATTTGGTCCTCAAGGTCTAA GAGGATCATTGATAGAGTGGTTGACTACTTGTTGGGAGATCTGAAGCATAAGTTGCTATTTTGTTGG GATATGTACCAGTGCACTGATACAGGGTTCAGAACACTAGAAAATAGGCATAAACCATTGGTTTGCAAAGAGTTGAGAAAGCTATGGGAAAAACATTACCCTGATCTTCCTTGGGAGAAAGGAGATTATGATGAATCAAATACTTTACTGGTGGATGATTCTCCATACAAGGCCTTGCTCAATCCT ATTCATACTGGGATATTTCCTCATTCTTACTGCTACAGAGACACGAGTGATAATTCTCTAG GACCTGGAGGTGATCTTCGAGTTTATTTGGAAGGCTTGGCACTAACTGAACATATACCGAAGCACATTGAGCAGCATCCATTTGGTCAAAAAGCTATTGATGAAACTAGCTCCTTATGGGGCTTCTACTCCAGAGTGCTCCACAGGCTGTCTGGGCAATCTATCAGAGATACTGATCCTTTGTCATTTTCTTACGTATGA